The nucleotide window GGCTTGCACGTTTGCGATCATCACGTCATCTTTATTCTGGCTGTTTCCATGACGACACCATGAGATGCAAGGCCCCGTTCAAAAAGGTGGGAGCGGCGGGGGGGCAGACAAACGTTGGCGTTTCACTGCGCCAAAAGCCTTCACATGAATTAACTGTTGGCCTTTCCCCCCAAACTACCCACCACACACAATATAGAGATATGATCCTGGTCACATTTAATTTATCTACAGTACACAGGATATGTATTATACATATAATTTgacaatatattattttaatataaaattacGGCCTCCTCACTTATATGCAAGGCAATTGAATTTAAGTGAGGATGGTTTCAACAAACCCTGCTTGCAGCATTAGTTTAAGTCTTCTGCTAACAATTAACTAATGAGGACAagcaatgtaagaaaaaaaaggacaaattctTAGGTGACTGTGCATCCATGTTGTTAAAACTGGTGTCTCACCATTGCAATGACGGCTGCTCCTGCACCGGCAAGGGCACAGATGAACAGGTGGAAGGTCATGTCCAGCTGTGGCAAAAAGAGCACACAGAAACACCGTTATCATGTATTTTTGGCTTTGATtaattttttatacatctaCTTAAGTCTTTAGTTCAGAGCTGAGATACAGAAATGTGAATGGAGTGTTATATTGTaccatatcatttttttatatgctcACCTCATTGGATTCGCACATCTTGTAGAACTTCTCAGATCCGGCACACACTGTCTTTGCTTCATTGATTGCCACGACACCTGCAATGTAAAATTGCGTAATTGTACTACAAATGGGTGCCAAAATATTCAATGCCAAGTTGACCAAGACAGATAATGAACTGTGAGAATCACAGCACTAATTCCTTTGGAGGTGATTGGTCATCCCTACCATATTGGCGTGGGTCCAGGCACAGCGAGGTGCCCTCCAGGATGGTGGCGTTTTGGCAGATGGTCCAGATGTTGAAGTAGATAAAGACGGGTATGGAGGTAAACGCTGTCACGCCCAGCCAGGCCAGCATGAAGATGTAAGTCAGCATGATAAACTGAAATAACACCATATATTTTATGTATAGTAGCTTCTAAGGACTTTGGGGCCATAATTTGACATTTCTGGCTGAGTCAGAAGAACGCACCCAAAAAATTAAGTAGCTGTGTTTGTTGATACATATGGTAATACATGATTTTTGTCATTTAGAAATACCTTGTTTCTATTCAAATGTTGTAAGAGAAGGATTGTTATTCTGAGATAATTGTTATCGTGAATCTTGTATTGCAAATTGTGTCAGGAATTAGTATCCACAGCAAATTACGTTATTTGTTAGCAAATATTACTTGGTAAACAAAGGTTTGAAGCcacaaatattcaattttttgcaatattttgcattttcctcACAAGGTGAGTGATGTTTCTTATCCAGGATGTTGGCCCAAATTCCAGATTAGCCAATGAGCACCAGTCTTAATAGCGTCCTCTGCCTCCCCCACCGCTGCAAATCGGCAAACTCATTTCACGGCTGACATAATCTTGTTTTGGACGGTTTCTCTGTATGACATTTTTCATTAACATCACGTCCTGGTAATTGAATGATTTGGCCTACAATGTATAATTACAGAGCCCTAACGTGTTTAATACCAATGAGGcattgtttgttcattttttgtggATTCAACGGATGAACTGCAAATTTTATTCAATAAGGGACAGCATTAGCACCGATCTGTATGATTTCTATTAAAAGGCTGTGCTGTCAGCCAAAAAGCTGAGATGAATTTAGCTTCACTCTTTTTCTGTCTAAAATTGGATCCATtacgttattcatttatttatttgattcatGCTTTTGATTATCATTAGGCAATGAGATGATTGCATGTCTTTTTTGTGAACtcatcttattaaaaaaaaaaaatgattggttTTAAAACAAAGCATTTTGATTTTTATATATCTTATCAAATAAAACtatgtacagtatttttcaGTTCGACTACTTTTCGAGTTATAGGCTCTGACCTACCCAAGCACTGACACAGCGTCCACAGGTGGTGATCTTAAAGTCTCCGTAGAGATCTTTGATGGCTCCGCTGGTGAAGAAGCCCTCAACCATCAGCAAGATGCCATAGATGAAAAAGGCCGAGGCCACGCCATATATCACATACTTGATGATGTCAATCCTTAAAAATAATCAcaccacagaaaaaaacatactgaaAATGTGACCTACATAAAGGCCTCagaattcaaatggattgaacaggTATGTTCATGCTTCAGTGGCCACCAACAAGTAAATCGCAGATGCTTTCATATggataaaattacatttaaaaactacTTGAGAAATGACTTCTGACTTAATTTTAATGTCAATTCATTAACTTTGTTGGGAACGCCGCCGCTAACAACATGGCCATCCTGAAGCCCTTTTAGTGGGGGCAATGAAAGGTCTTTTGATGCAAGTTTTTCGTCATGTTACTTTTTTGTACCCACATGGTGAAGACATCCAACGCGTCCACGGGACTGCGTACCACCTCGAAGTAGTTCTGCAGGATAGTGACGGTTCCC belongs to Stigmatopora argus isolate UIUO_Sarg chromosome 9, RoL_Sarg_1.0, whole genome shotgun sequence and includes:
- the gpm6aa gene encoding glycoprotein M6Aa codes for the protein MEEDMGEGQTQKGCMECCIKCLGGIPYPSLIATILLYAGVALFCGCGHEALSGTVTILQNYFEVVRSPVDALDVFTMIDIIKYVIYGVASAFFIYGILLMVEGFFTSGAIKDLYGDFKITTCGRCVSAWFIMLTYIFMLAWLGVTAFTSIPVFIYFNIWTICQNATILEGTSLCLDPRQYGVVAINEAKTVCAGSEKFYKMCESNELDMTFHLFICALAGAGAAVIAMIHYLMVLSANWAYVKDACRMQKYEDIKSKEEQELHDIHSTRSKERLNAYT